A DNA window from Centroberyx gerrardi isolate f3 chromosome 3, fCenGer3.hap1.cur.20231027, whole genome shotgun sequence contains the following coding sequences:
- the cbx8b gene encoding chromobox protein homolog 8b, which produces MELSAVGERVFAAESIIKRRIRRGRIEYLVKWKGWSPKYSTWEPEENILDSRLFVAFDERERERELYGPKKRGPKPKTFLLKAQAKAKAKSYEFRSEAVRGMRVTYPTPEPVITPRAREGLRAVVPTIFPPSTVNRGESVRVRPPEPARDHQPSSHQPPSPDGLIHIPKKRGPKPKLRFKDSGSGPAVSESHKRRAEEQLSYSAHKLAKLQGGEERGSEMRLIKLSHRHPENHGHAHKHQHHHHHHHHHHTHIRGISSGGSYKQLYSDRGLHPHRTDSESHRTKDGSSYLAPAHFKHQSKMSQSQNRPAELSHMEKPSFLDRPSPTRLLDDLDEVTWRPTLSNVEKILVTDVTTNFLTVTIKESSTSKGFFKDKR; this is translated from the exons ATGGAGCTGTCTGCTGTCGGGGAGAGGGTGTTCGCTGCCGAGTCGATCATCAAACGGAGGATAAGGAGG GGTCGGATTGAATACCTAGTGAAATGGAAGGGCTGGTCTCCCAA ATATAGCACTTGGGAACCGGAGGAGAATATTTTGGACTCACGCCTCTTTGTCGCTTTCGATGAAAG GGAGCGTGAAAGGGAACTGTATGGGCCCAAAAAGAGAGGACCGAAACCCAAGACATTCCTCCTCAAG GCtcaagctaaagctaaagcCAAGTCCTATGAGTTCAGGAGTGAGGCGGTGCGAGGGATGCGTGTCACCTACCCGACCCCGGAGCCGGTCATTACCCCCAGGGCCAGAGAGGGCCTGAGAGCCGTCGTTCCCACCATCTTCCCGCCCAGCACCGTCAACCGCGGGGAGAGCGTACGCGTCCGGCCGCCAGAACCAGCCCGCGATCACCAGCCATCTAGCCACCAGCCACCAAGCCCTGACGGACTCATTCACATACCCAAAAAAAGAGGCCCGAAGCCCAAGCTCCGCTTCAAAGACAGCGGCTCCGGCCCCGCGGTGTCCGAGTCCCacaagaggagagcagaggagcagctgAGCTACAGCGCCCACAAACTGGCCAAGCTGcaagggggagaagagaggggatcTGAGATGAGGCTGATCAAACTGTCCCACAGACACCCAGAGAACCACGGCCACGCCCACAaacaccagcaccaccaccaccaccaccatcaccaccacacacacatccggGGCATCTCCAGCGGAGGCTCGTACAAGCAGCTGTACTCAGACCGCGGCCTCCATCCGCACAGGACAGACTCGGAGTCACACAGGACTAAGGACGGCTCCAGCTACCTGGCGCCTGCGCACTTCAAGCACCAGTCCAAAATGAGCCAGAGCCAGAACCGGCCCGCCGAGCTTTCACACATGGAGAAACCTTCCTTCTTGGACCGGCCGTCCCCGACCCGGCTCCTCGACGACCTGGACGAAGTGACGTGGAGGCCGACCCTCAGCAACGTGGAAAAGATCCTGGTTACGGACGTGACCACCAACTTCCTGACCGTCACCATCAAGGAGAGCAGCACTTCTAAAGGCTTCTTCAAAGACAAAAGATGA
- the c3h17orf67 gene encoding uncharacterized protein C17orf67 homolog: MKKFVVFFLCLVLLTCYSDANPIIKESFAKQLLRSKRQERPRKAGHPDEPMREHLLHMQALDQRAQETNLENWLNPHCYPRCDRNYGYPV, translated from the exons atgaagaagttCGTGGTGTTTTTCCTCTGCCTGGTCCTGCTGACCTGCTACTCAG aTGCCAACCCTATCATCAAGGAGAGCTTTGCTAAGCAGCTTCTCCGCAGCAAGAGGCAGGAGCGGCCGAGGAAGGCCGGACACCCCGATGAGCCGATGAGG gagcATCTGCTCCACATGCAGGCTCTGGACCAGAGGGCCCAGGAGACGAACCTGGAGAACTGGCTGAACCCCCACTGCTACCCGCGCTGCGACAGGAACTACGGATACCCCGTCTGA